One region of Camelina sativa cultivar DH55 chromosome 6, Cs, whole genome shotgun sequence genomic DNA includes:
- the LOC104791010 gene encoding uncharacterized protein LOC104791010 produces the protein MAFCNKLSRLVRQSENASMIGSIRSFSAEATHHRYHQETHNFLEPESYIGSWEAPKDPKDAKRKLAQLRRDYAKKVTVYRKEYIHEIEMLRVEKQAKDEARLLAERAANEERRRLKAEAAKVRAEERKIADEEFRQTLMKERAEKLEIWKMMGIKREEKIKERKKLLREQSSLWIDPKELERKITEALVDTIVL, from the exons atggctttttGCAATAAGCTAAGCCGTCTCGTGAGGCAGAGTGAGAACGCTTCCATGATTGGGTCTATCAGGTCTTTCTCTGCTGAGGCCACTCACCATAGATACCACCAGGAGACTCACAACTTTCTTGAGCCAGAAAGCTATATTGGTAGCTGGGAAGCTCCAAAGGATCCGAAAGATGCAAAGAGGAAGCTTGCACAGCTTAGGAGAGATTACGCAAAGAAAGTTACAGTGTATCGTAAAGAGTATATTCATGAGATTGAGATGCTTCGTGTTGAGAAGCAGGCTAAGGATGAGGCTAGGTTGTTGGCTGAACGAGCTGCGAATGAGGAGAGGAGACGGTTGAAGGCTGAGGCTGCTAAGGTTAGGGCTGAGGAACGTAAGATTGCTGATGAAGAGTTCAGGCAAACCCTG ATGAAAGAAAGAGCGGAAAAGCTAGAGATCTGGAAGATGATGGGTATAAAAAGGGAAGAGAAgatcaaagagagaaagaagctaCTACGTGAGCAGAGTTCATTGTGGATCGACCCAAAGGAACTGGAGAGGAAGATTACAGAAGCCTTAGTTGATACCATTgttctttaa
- the LOC104791007 gene encoding uncharacterized protein LOC104791007 produces the protein MASFPVKPLPSGHLQLLHWNLVTPPSMISAGFKRQHILGVPSYLCIDESVRHMRSLRSLNNRRRVSKSAGVSMSVASAEDLPAVSWESWKPDKNTLAPSLSDVIWPAAGAFAAMAIMGRLDQMLNPKGISMSVAPLGAVSAILFTTPSAPSARKYNMFMAQIGCAAIGVLAFSVFGPGWLARSTALAASIAFMVIARANHPPAASLPLLFIDGAKLHKLNFWYALFPGAAACILLCFLQEIVCYLKENLKF, from the exons ATGGCCTCGTTTCCGGTGAAGCCTCTACCTTCCGGCCACTTACAGCTTCTTCACTGGAATCTCGTTACTCCCCCGTCGATGATATCCGCCGGTTTCAAAAGGCAGCATATCTTAGGAGTCCCTTCTTATCTATGTATTGATGAATCTGTGAGGCATATGAGAAGCCTTAGGTCGTTGAACAACCGTCGGCGGGTAAGTAAAAGCGCCGGCGTGTCTATGTCGGTTGCTTCGGCTGAGGATTTGCCTGCGGTTTCTTGGGAATCTTGGAAGCCTGACAAGAACACCTTAGCTCCGTCGCTAAGTGACGTCATTTGGCCTGCAGCAG GAGCGTTTGCGGCAATGGCGATAATGGGAAGATTAGATCAAATGTTAAACCCTAAAGGGATCTCCATGTCGGTTGCACCACTTGGTGCCGTCTCTGCCATACTCTTCACCACCCCTTCTGCTCCCTCTGCTCGA AAATACAATATGTTCATGGCTCAAATAGGTTGTGCAGCCATTGGGGTGCTGGCGTTCTCCGTCTTTGGGCCAGGCTGGCTTGCCCGCAGCACCGCTCTGGCAGCTTCCATCGCGTTCATGGTCATCGCTCGTGCCAATCATCCTCCAG cGGCGAGTTTACCACTATTGTTCATAGATGGAGCAAAGTTACATAAGTTGAACTTTTGGTACGCATTATTCCCAGGTGCAGCCGCTTGTATCCTCCTCTGCTTCCTC CAAGAGATAGTGTGTTACCTGAaggaaaacttaaaattttga
- the LOC104791009 gene encoding aldehyde dehydrogenase family 2 member B4, mitochondrial, protein MAARRVSSLLSRSLSASSPLLFRSQGRNCYNGGILRRFGTSSAAEELISPSVQVSHTQLLIDGNFVDSASGQTFPTLDPRTGEVIAHVAEGDAEDINRAVKAARKAFDEGPWPKMSAYERSRVMLRFADLVEKHSEELASLETWDNGKPYQQSKNVEIPMFARLFRYYAGWADKIHGLTVPADGNYHVQTLHEPIGVAGQIIPWNFPLLMFAWKVGPALACGNSIVLKTAEQTPLTAFYAGKLFLEAGLPPGVLNIVSGFGPTAGASLASHMDVDKLAFTGSTDTGKVILGLAANSNLKPVTLELGGKSPFIVFEDADIDKAVEQAHFALFFNQGQCCCAGSRTYVHEKVYDEFVEKSKARALKRVVGDPFKKGIEQGPQIDSKQFEKVMNYIRSGVESNATLECGGDQIGDKGYFIQPTVFSNVKDNMLIAQDEIFGPVQSILKFRDVDEVIKRANDTRYGLAAGVFTKSLDTANRVSRALKAGTVWVNCFDVFDAAIPFGGYKMSGNGREKGIYSLNNYLQIKAVVTALNKPAWI, encoded by the exons ATGGCGGCTCGTAgagtctcttctctcttatctcgaTCTCTGTCTGCTTCCTCTCCCTTATTGTTTCGTTCTCAAG GGAGAAATTGTTATAATGGAGGGATCTTAAGGAGATTTGGAACCTCTTCTGCTGCTGAGGAACTCATTAGTCCCTCTGTTCAAGTTTCTCACACTCAGCTCCTTATCGATGGGAACTTTGTTGACTCTGCTTCTG GTCAGACGTTTCCGACTCTTGATCCACGGACAGGGGAAGTCATTGCGCATGTAGCTGAAGGCGATGCTGAAGATATCAATCGGGCGGTTAAAGCTGCAAGGAAGGCTTTTGATGAAGGACCTTGGCCTAAAATGAGTGCTTAT GAAAGGTCAAGAGTAATGCTGAGGTTCgctgatttggttgagaaacaCAGCGAAGAGCTGGCTTCTCTAGAGACATGGGACAATGGCAAGCCTTACCAGCAATCCAAGAACGTCGAGATTCCAATGTTCGCCAGATTGTTCCGTTACTATGCTG GTTGGGCGGATAAGATTCATGGACTAACAGTTCCAGCTGATGGAAACTATCATGTCCAAACATTGCATGAACCAATAGGTGTAGCTGGACAGATCATTCCATGGAATTTTCCGCTTTTGATGTTTGCTTGGAAAGTTGGTCCTGCTCTTGCTTGTGGTAACTCCATTGTCCTCAAAACCGCTGAACAAACGCCTCTTACCGCTTTCTATGCTGGCAAGCTTTTTCTTGAA GCCGGTCTTCCTCCTGGTGTTCTCAATATAGTTTCTGGATTTGGTCCAACAGCTGGTGCTTCCCTTGCGAGTCACATGGATGTAGACAAG CTTGCTTTTACAGGATCCACTGATACGGGCAAAGTTATACTTGGTTTGGCTGCTAACAGCAATCTCAAGCCGGTAACTCTGGAACTTGGAGGGAAATCACCGTTCATTGTATTCGAAGATGCTGATATCGATAAAGCTGTAGAGCAAGCACACTTTGCCCTCTTCTTCAACCAG GGGCAATGTTGCTGTGCGGGATCTCGGACGTATGTTCATGAGAAAGTGTATGATGAATTTGTTGAGAAATCAAAGGCACGCGCATTGAAACGTGTGGTCGGTGATCCTTTCAAGAAAGGCATTGAACAGGGTCCTCAG attgattcgaagcaatTCGAGAAAGTGATGAACTACATAAGGTCAGGTGTCGAAAGCAATGCTACTCTTGAATGTGGTGGTGATCAGATTGGAGACAAAGGTTACTTCATCCAACCTACAGTCTTTTCTAATGTtaag GACAACATGCTTATCGCTCAAGACGAGATTTTCGGTCCAGTCCAATCAATCTTGAAGTTCAG GGATGTGGATGAGGTGATAAAGAGGGCAAATGATACTCGGTACGGGCTAGCTGCAGGGGTTTTCACAAAGAGTCTTGACACCGCAAACAGAGTTTCGAGGGCTTTGAAAGCTGGAACCGTTTGGGTAAACTGCTTCGACGTCTTCGATGCAGCCATACCATTTGGTGGTTACAAGATGAGTGGGAATGGCAGAGAGAAAGGGATATACAGTCTCAACAATTACTTGCAGATCAAGGCAGTCGTGACTGCTTTGAATAAGCCTGCCTGGATCTGA
- the LOC104791008 gene encoding E3 ubiquitin-protein ligase SIS3-like produces the protein MAMRGVDFKWYDGFFLSMLATSVIIVAVNWNRYRSCEYPLHIWIQVDYTTVFLFRVFMFVDNGLAAGLGLDFGSQQRNAMFCGRVVVLSVLSLMLYPFLWAWTVIGTLWFTKAKRCLPEEGQKWGFLIWLMFSYCGLLCIACICVGKWLTRRQVHLLRAQQGIPISEFGILVDMIRVPDWAFEAAGQEMRGISQDAATYHPGLYLTPAQTEAVEALIQELPKFRLKAVPDDCGECLICLEEFHIGHEVRGLPCAHNFHVECIDQWLRLNVKCPRCRCSVFPDLDLSALSNLQSSGAEQPSQVNTETTEARYIRSQLQSESYFLRLQSLIHPVHTDTALETAENGGVPPVPTDISPSRR, from the exons ATGGCGATGAGAGGTGTCGATTTCAAGTG GTATGATGGGTTCTTCTTGTCGATGCTTGCCACTAGTGT AATCATTGTAGCTGTCAATTGGAATAGATATCGTTCTTGCGAATACCCTCTGCATATATGGA TTCAGGTCGATTACACCACTGTGTTTCTCTTCCGTGTCTTCATGTTTGTTGACAATGGTCTTGCTGCTGGACTTGGATT GGATTTTGGAAGTCAACAGCGGAACGCCATGTTTTGTGGAAGAGTGGTTGTCCTGTCTGTCCTATCTCTGATGCTGTATCCATTTTTGTGGGCTTGGACTGTAATCGGTACACTATGGTTTACAAAGGCGAAAAGATGT TTACCTGAAGAAGGCCAAAAATGGGGTTTTCTCATCTGGCTGATGTTTAGTTACTGTGGCCTCCTCTGCATTGCTTGCATCTGTGTTGGAAAG TGGTTGACAAGAAGACAGGTACACTTACTACGTGCTCAGCAGGGAATTCCGATTTCAGAGTTCGGG ATTTTAGTTGACATGATTAGGGTACCTGACTGGGCATTTGAAGCTGCAGGCCAAGAGATGAGAGGCATAAGTCAAGATGCTGCTACATACCATCCTGGACTTTACTTGACTCCAGCTCAG ACAGAAGCTGTTGAAGCACTCATTCAAGAACTTCCAAAGTTCAGATTAAAAGCTGTCCCAGATGACTGCGGTGAATGCTTAATCTGCTTAGAGGAGTTCCATATTGGCCATGAG GTTAGAGGTTTACCATGCGCCCATAATTTCCATGTGGAGTGCATAGACCAGTGGCTGCGTTTAAACGTGAAATGTCCCCGGTGCCGGTGCTCGGTTTTCCCAGACCTAGATCTCAGCGCATTATCCAACCTCCAGAGCTCAGGAGCAGAACAACCCTCACAAGTGAACACAGAAACAACAGAAGCTCGGTACATAAGAAGCCAACTTCAAAGCGAGAGCTACTTTTTGAGACTTCAATCCCTAATCCACCCAGTCCACACAGACACCGCTCTGGAGACTGCAGAGAACGGTGGGGTTCCACCCGTCCCGACTGATATATCTCCATCTCGGAGATGA